Proteins from one Mercurialis annua linkage group LG7, ddMerAnnu1.2, whole genome shotgun sequence genomic window:
- the LOC126655100 gene encoding ricin-like, producing MKGKNSLLWICYVTSAWLWWSSVAFESALEESSSLSKPNEKFLNWYRQNIQILRRQAGNSADLRHGIPVLFHKGNLPKDGRFFTLTMDATYTGGKFSVKVVLDKTNVRIVAFVVNAKGFIFSDDNLNDAAAVDAYVRKISTQRQLMPFINSYSVLEQLCGVKRGQVVLGYGPLIDAVNWLYSYSTNATQVAPLAGSMIVINQMITESGRFREIELLMQQAIRYDRVVLTHPTMVSLEDNWEAISGAVQKSGKQGTFTAIQILRYKNIPIDNVRRLMGVLSLLLFKCDALRFSPVIRSVVPSVDEGGVCGNAEQTVYLVGRNNLCVNLNGSRVNSVQCGNDLQQKWTLKRDSTIRSNDMCLTTKVGNVVTIYNCAGSATISDAARWNLTDDGTIINSKSGLVLSVTAAGDDITVQKNSYAASQGWLATTDAEPFVAPILGLRELCLQSNGSNVFVNTCENREIGQIWAFYGDGSIRPYANQGECLTTDGTKRSIVKIVSCSPASSGQRWLLKNDGAIWNLYYGFVLDVESGDPKRKRIIGWPYNGRDNQKWVIWM from the coding sequence ATGAAAGGAAAAAACTCCCTACTATGGATCTGTTACGTGACATCTGCATGGCTATGGTGGAGTAGTGTGGCGTTTGAATCAGCCTTGGAGGAGTCGTCGTCGCTGTCGAAACCAAACGAGAAATTTCTTAATTGGTACAGacaaaatatacaaattctGCGCAGGCAAGCCGGAAATTCAGCTGATCTCCGCCATGGAATTCCGGTGCTGTTTCATAAAGGTAATTTACCGAAAGATGGTCGGTTTTTTACATTAACGATGGATGCAACGTATACAGGAGGAAAGTTTTCTGTGAAAGTCGTACTGGATAAAACTAACGTTAGGATCGTCGCCTTTGTTGTTAACGCCAAAGGGTTTATATTTAGCGACGATAATCTAAATGATGCAGCGGCGGTCGATGCATATGTGAGAAAAATTTCAACTCAACGACAGTTGATGCCGTTTATCAATAGCTATTCTGTACTCGAGCAACTTTGCGGTGTAAAGAGAGGCCAAGTTGTCTTAGGCTATGGTCCATTAATTGACGCCGTTAACTGGCTTTATTCTTATTCCACTAATGCCACTCAGGTAGCCCCTCTGGCTGGATCGATGATTGTTATCAACCAGATGATTACTGAATCAGGACGATTCAGGGAGATCGAGCTTTTGATGCAACAAGCAATTCGATACGACCGAGTTGTTCTGACACATCCCACCATGGTTAGCTTGGAGGATAACTGGGAAGCTATTTCTGGTGCAGTTCAAAAATCCGGAAAACAAGGAACTTTTACTGCAATTCAGATACTACGATACAAGAATATTCCGATCGACAATGTGCGAAGATTAATGGGCGTTTTATCTCTCTTGCTCTTCAAATGCGATGCTTTACGCTTCTCGCCTGTTATAAGATCCGTCGTTCCGAGTGTTGACGAGGGAGGTGTTTGTGGAAATGCCGAGCAGACGGTGTATCTCGTGGGCCGAAACAATCTGTGTGTTAATTTGAACGGAAGCAGAGTAAATTCGGTGCAATGCGGAAATGATTTGCAGCAAAAgtggactttgaaaagagacaGTACGATTCGATCCAACGATATGTGTTTGACCACTAAAGTTGGAAACGTGGTTACAATATATAATTGCGCCGGTTCTGCTACTATCTCTGACGCAGCCCGTTGGAATTTAACGGACGACGGAACAATCATAAACTCGAAATCCGGTTTGGTTCTCTCCGTAACAGCAGCGGGTGATGATATTACGGTACAGAAAAACAGTTATGCAGCGAGTCAAGGTTGGCTAGCAACTACTGATGCAGAACCGTTTGTGGCACCCATTCTAGGGCTTAGAGAACTCTGTTTGCAGTCAAATGGAAGTAATGTCTTCGTAAACACTTGTGAAAACAGAGAAATCGGGCAGATTTGGGCTTTCTATGGCGACGGTTCGATACGACCTTATGCAAATCAAGGAGAATGCCTTACTACTGACGGAACGAAGCGTAGCATCGTCAAAATTGTTTCGTGTAGTCCTGCATCGTCAGGCCAGCGATGGTTGTTGAAGAACGATGGCGCCATTTGGAATTTGTATTACGGATTTGTGCTAGATGTTGAAAGTGGAGATCCAAAGAGGAAAAGAATAATAGGCTGGCCATACAACGGAAGGGATAATCAGAAATGGGTGATATGGATGTGA